The Pseudorasbora parva isolate DD20220531a chromosome 25, ASM2467924v1, whole genome shotgun sequence genome segment TGTGTACTGGGTTTTACACTGTACATTGGACAGTGAATTTCGTTTTGGTCGGTGGAACACCAATTTGGACTAGTTGTCATCACTCCAGTTATGTCTGATTGGTTAATTACAAATATTGATAACCTAAAGAAAGTTTGATagctaaaaaaaatgtttttgttatttagaaTGTTATAGATGATCTCTTGCAATTGTATTTATCAGAAATTCTAGTAAAACAACTTTAGAGACAGAGCGTATgtaggccacgcccacacggggggggggggggggttggcaatccaacgctctccattgactttgtattgcgtgaagTGGTCACATCGTCTTTTCTGACTTTTaataaaaaacagaacaatgtctaaaagctgatatgtgatgaggtgtacagcaaacaagctaaaaaaaacaGCTCTCTACCCcaaaaaaacgagcgtttaagaagacaaaagtggatacaggcaataagacttgaagcttcagcaggaagaCTGGGTCCGTTTTGGGATCCTGATACTCAGTAAGTATGTCTCAGTATCCCTAcatgtgcagtaaacatttgatcaaatatccaaatgtcagatttatatattatatttcctgtcgctgactactttcccctccagtgggtgtagttctcagtgtaatatagcATGTCGCGCTCTGTCTcactgtatccacttttgtgtgCTTAAACGTTCGTTTTTGGGGTCatcagcttataaaaacttctggATTTTTGTTCCTtggttttttagcttgttttctgtacaccaTGTCACATATCCGCTTTTAAACATTGTTTGACTTTTTGGAATAAGTCAGAAATTACAAGGAGGCCGCTTCCtgcaatagaaagtcaatggagacagtTGGTTTGTTTCGTGGTTTTAGATTATGACGCGTGTTGCTCTATCTCTATTGAATAGTTTGGACAAGGTTCTTTTCTGTATATTTTTCCTTGAGGTGTTCATTCTAATTATAAGCTTATTGAATTTCTTGCATTAGAGAATTAGAGAGAATTAGAGTTGATTAATTGTGGACTTTGTGTTGGTTTAACTGTATGAAGAAGGATTCAAGTTCTTAGATCCTCTGAACAAATTTACAGTGAACTTAACTGTTGAAGTAATATTTCATTGCTGAAAGAGTGGTGAATGTCTAGTTAAATGTTAAGCAAAGTTTGTCTGTTGAAggatgtaaaaatgtaattcattttcAATCTCTGGCCATTATACacgaaaaaaaaagcttttaaaagATTACTGAGCCAAGGCATGACAAACACTACAATCACATTTAAGCTAATGCTAATCATTCAAGACTAATAGTTACGTTGTCTGCAGCTGAAAAAAGTGGCAGTAGTTGGCTCTAAATTTTGTTGATACAGCACCAAACCACTTTATCACTGGTGATTCTAATGCCAAGCATTAACATGTACAACAGTGAGTCATCCCCAATACTGAAAACATACTTTTATAGATCATTTGCTAACTCTCGTGttctgctttttttatttttctagttCGGGATATTGGAACCAGTGAAAATTTGGACGTGCTGGAAAAAATGTCAGTCAGCGTTCATGAGAACCGCAAGTCGAGGACGAGCACAGGCTCCATGAACATCTCGCTCTTCCACAAGCCCTCTCATCCAGACAGTGTGCTCACCCACCTCAATACCCTTCGCAAACAGTGCATGTTCACAGATGTAACACTATGGGCAGGCGACCGCTCCTTTCCCTGTCACAGAGCTGTACTTGCCGCTTGCAGTCGCTACTTTGAAGCTATGTTCAGCGGTGGCCTCCGCGAAAGCCTTGACAATGAGGTTAACTTTCGTGACAGTGTTCACCCAGAAGTTCTGGAGCTGCTGTTGGACTTTGCTTACTCCTCGCGCGTCATCATCAATGAGGAGAATGCAGAGTCCCTTCTCGAGGCTGGAGATATGCTGCAGTTTCATGATATCCGTGATGCAGCAGCAGAATTTTTGGAGAAGAATTTGCACGCATCAAACTGCTTGGGGATGATGCTGCTCTCTGACGCTCATCAGTGCAAGCGCCTTTATGAGCTGTCATGGAGAATGTGCCTCATTCACTTCGAGACCCTTCGAGACACTGAAGACTTCTGCGGCCTCTCGAAAGACAAGCTTTTGGATCTCATCCTTAGTGATGAGCTGGAGGTCGAAGATGAACAGATTGTGTTCAATGCGGTCATGCGCTGGGTTAGGTATGACCTAGACAGCCGCAGAGACTATCTTCCTGAACTGCTGCGAGGACTACGGCTCGCGTTGTTACCCTCGGAATGCCTCATTGAGGCCGTCGCATGTGAGGAACTTGTGATGTCGGATAAAAGGAGCCGACAGATCGTCGACGAGGCCATGCAGTGCAAGAAAAAGATTCTGCAGAATGACGGCGTCGTCACTAGCCCCTGCGCTAGGCCTCGCAAAGCTGGGCACACGCTTCTCATTCTTGGGGGTCAGACGTTTATGTGTGATAAGATCTACCAAGTGGACCACAAAGCAAAAGAGATCATCCCTAAATCAGATCTTCCCAGTCCCAGGAAGGAGTTCAGTGCATGTGCCATTGGCTGCAAAGTTTACGTTACAGGAGGTAGGGGGTCGGAAAATGGAGTGTCGAAGGATGTTTGGATATATGACACGGTGCATGAAGAATGGTCGAAAGGTGCACCGATGCTAATTGCACGTTTTGGACATGGCTCGGCTGAACTTGAAAATTGCCTTTATGTTGTGGGGGGTCACACTGCTATAGCAGGTGTCTTCCCAGCCTCCCCTTCAGTATCTCTTAAACAGGTTGAGCGGTATGACCCGTTAACCAACAAATGGACAATGATGGCACCACTTAGGGATGGTGTCAGCAATGCAGCGGTGGTCAGTGCCAAGCTAAAACTCTTTGTGTTTGGTGGAACAACCATCCACAGGGACAAGGCCTCAAAGGTCCAGTGCTATGACCCTGTAGAGAACCGCTGGACCATTGCTGCTGAGTGCCCGCAACCCTGGAGGTACACCGCCGCTGCCGTTCTCGGCAGTCAGATATTCATAATGGGCGGTGACACGGAGTTCACAGCAGCATCCGCCTACCGATTTGATTGCGAGACCAATCAATGGACACGTGTAGGTGACATGACTTCTAAAAGAATGAGCTGCCATGCTGTGGCCTCTGGTAATAAACTCTATGTGGTCGGCGGGTACTTCGGTACACAGCGGTGTAAAACCTTGGATTGTTACGATCCGACGTCAGATAGCTGGAACAGTATCACTACCGTGCCTTATTCGCTGATTCCAACTGCTTTTGTCAGCACCTGGAAACATCTTCCAGCATAGTGGCCTCCGATTGAAGTGTATGGAGCTGATCTGGGTAAGATATTCGCATTTCTCTCATTTTTGATGTACTCTAGTGTGTTTAAAGACTCTATACAGAAATTATTATTCTTTCTGAAGGTGTAAATATACTCTATTATCTCTATTATCTGATATAtttacagacacaaacacacatgcacacaactGTGTAGGTGCTTCAATAGAAAAGTGCTTTAATCATAATTCTAAGCAGAGTAACAACAGAAGTCAGCAGGTTGTCGCCCTTGACATATAAACAATGTTTTCTGTCAAGATACCTTCATGCCAAAATGTTAAATTGGGGCTTGGCAGCCTTTTAAAGCAGCTGAGTGCTGAGTGATTTTATTGAGGGTTTTGAAAGTGGTCGAGCTAAGAgaaaattaatgttttaaaccATCTGGATGTCTAGGAATATTATAGAGCAGTGGCTGTCATTGAAGGCCAACATCTTCAAAGAGGTTGAAGGTTGAGGCTTAAACATCTCATGAATTCTTACTTAGGATCATAGTGATGCATCAGCACTAGTGAGCCATTGAAATATTGATTTGTGATCTACATTACAAAGCTTATTCTGTCAATTGGCTGTTAGGTAAAGTGAGAGCACAAAGTGGTTTAATCTCTGTAATTACAGGCTGCAATGAGGGGCTCAGTGTAGAGAGATTTAGTGGGAGGGTGCTTTTTGTTGCTGAAACAGCTACTTAAGCGTTTTGTCTCCCATCATCTGTACCATCTAAATGCACTTACATTTTGACCACTGAAATTTTAAAACCAAAGCATGTTTTATAGCATGATATGTCCATGGGAAGATCTTGGCTGAAAATGTGAACAGAAACAGGTCGAACAATTGATTGCAAATTTGCATTTCCCACTTGTGCATTGAAGTCCCCATGCCCAGAAGCAATCATTCTCTTTGGCTGTAGGTGCATTAATAAAGAGCTATTTATGTGCTTCATTAGAAGAACTATTTCTTATGTGTGAATGCAGAATAGTTTGTTAAAGTACCTGCTACCTTTGTATTTGTATTCCTGACAAGGtacaaatttcagtttttaAAGCTAAATAGATGTTTTGTacaaaatgtattgttattGTATTTTAGCCTCTCTGTGGGTATACACATTAAAATTTGTTTAGTTAGGCTAAACCAAGGTTAATTtgaatttaaacattaaaattttGGGGCCTAGTATGTTCAGCCaataatttatttcagtgcatcaCTATACAGTATTACTAttgatctttttttaatttattaataaatggtCATGATTACAATCTCTCAAGAAACAAAATGTCCATTATAAGCTCTCTACTGTAGAAACAAAAGCAAAGGTTGCATGTAAAGCACTCATTTGCATtgaactgtaaaaaattaatgcTATTGACTATATGAAATGCATTAAGCTGTGCTACAATACACTTTCTTCTATAGGCATCTTAGACTCATCATAATTTCTGCTATCATAATATCTTGCCTCTCAGCACTTTTAAAGACCAGGGCTAATAGGTCATTACAGACGTACAGTATTTGCATGAACAGCCTTTCTCAGAAACCAGCGAGCTTCTTGTCTGCCTGAAGTCAGAGTTGAAAGAAGGTATGCCTGCATATTGGTTTGTTTGGCCAATGTATACAACAAAGGTAGCTGAGGAATTACAATTGTGCCGATGGTCTCTATGAATGCGTCATAACAGTCAGCTGAACATCTCTCACTTGTGTCATTTGAATTAGACTGCCTGGGGAGGGACCGCAGCCGTCTCATTGCATCTCCTGGTGATTAGAAAATTATTACTTCTGTGAGTAATCATTAACACCCTTCACCAGCCAGAAACTCCGTTCACACCACAAGTGCTTCATTTCACAGTGAAGCAGGTGGCCCAGCAAAAGCTGGGTTTTATAATTAGCCCCGGGGGGGCAAAAAAATCAGAATGTCTGGAGGACGCCCTGCCAGCCCTGCCAAAGGATGTTGGCAGCAGCAGCGTCCTCCAGGAACGCCCACAGGAAGAGAATAAATGTAGTTGAATGTGTACCAACCAAAGGGTTAAAGCATGGTTAGCATGGCCCTGCTAGACTCTGCTGGTAGACGTAACTACATAAAGCATCTTTTTCCATTGATGTGCATTGTATGGTGAAATTAAAATGCAAATATCTAATATacaggagatttttttttttagagggtgcttattttttatattcaaGCAGGTATTTTTCTGTCTGCTGTCTTCACCCTCTTTTCTACTGTCGGGCCAAACTgtttgcttaaagggatagttcacctaataATAAAAGTTACCCCATTATTTACACACCTTCAATcctatttttaaattttattcttttccggacaagcaaatgttttactcggacaagtgaatgactgATTTACTTGTCCCAAGGACAAGCACATAAAAaggcttaatgtcgagccctgcatCCATTATAcaagtaatccacacggctccagggggttaataaaggccttctgaagcaaattgaTGGGTTtttgtcagaaaaatatccatatttttaaaaaaatctagctTCCGCCAGACTGctttccgtattcaacttacggaaaaaACATAACTGGCGCGACAATGACATCAAACATagcataagcattttgaactttgtagatttcttacacaaacccataaatcacttcagaaggccttatTAACTGCTGCATGGATTGCAATTTTTCGGGGGGCTTaacattttgggctgccattcactgccattataatgcttggattagccaggacatttttttttacataactctgattgtatttgccTGAAAGAAGAACGTCATATACACattgcttgagggtgagtaaatcatgggatcattttcaatGATTAATTTTTTGCTATGGTTTCATTTTGGAGGGTTGATAACGGAGCTCTTTGGAATGTAATACAAATGTGTCAGTCATTACCTTGGTAACGCAACAGACAAGTGATTAATTCTGAGTGATGTCACTAAATGCGTTCTACCAGCACGGGTCACGTAATggccacagagcaatggaagaggAAGGTGTTAACCAGCTGAAGTGAACTTTTCCAGAAAACTGTCTTTAAGCTGTTTCAAACTTCCAAAACAAATTACAAACTAAAGTTTCGCCttgattttgttcaaaatgataTCACTTCGGTttgttcttttatttaatttgaagtATATCAGGGCCTTAAAGCTAAACTGTAACTTTTTCCAtctgctagagggcgcctattcaaaactaaggtgtagtttgatgacgccaggtttgagctcagaatcttgtgACATATGGTCTTCAACTCACAgtcggtggaaaagaatcaggataggactcgggcagaaatcatgttcctGGGTGCGGTTATTACGTATTCTTCATACGTTACTATAGTATGAAGAAGAGCAGGgctgagtgttgaggagctgagcaaggccgctggagcgattgttacacaacaCGGCTCgcaagcagcgggacttttattatgacgggacacagtcaccggcgctatttctgcttttctggtcatgagcaTGAGGTAACACACCTGTTTATCActatagatacatttaagtgtgtttaaaattatgacgttactctgtgcgttcactcagcggctgctgtgacacttgttcacactgctaagagtaaagcgtttgacaaataaaaccggaaaccgagggtaacgcagatatgactaaattgacaggcgactccctcagacatgccggttcattggttaaaatagcaattttcttacaatttacaaatagttggaaacatttgggatattgtaagaactcaactgaacaaaatgtataacactagcctggtggttttgggatattttactgcaaaaatcctacatagtgcactttTAACTGGAACCACTCTTAAAACCATTTGGCCCGGGAGAGCGGTTTTGCCAACTTGgcctcaagaaacatttttcgTAATGACATTTAACAATCCAATTCCTTCATGAATCCGTTTTTTCTGCGACACTAGAGCGATTTGTTATTTACAGCTCAGGtaattttctcaaaaacaaGCTTGCAGCAGAACTGACCACCCTTGAGCAAAGATAGCAGATTTCAAATTCTTCAAGTATTATATAGACCTCCCACACTCTCCTATTCATCTCTTTACCATGTTCTCAACCTTCTACCTCCTGATAAAGTAACTGAAGAAGTGGGTGATGAAAGCAAAGGCTGGTGTGTTTTAAACTTAAGCTGAGTTGAAGCAATGAAGAATTAATAGAGGTGAGAGTATAGGCGGTCCAGCTTTATGGTCTCACACTTAAAATGCCTGTTGGTCTCCATGATGGAATGGCTCTGTGTGTCATTATGAAACACAAAACAGAGAAGAATGagcttcataaatgatttaaaGGCCTGTGCAGGGTTGGGATTCCACTTtcaatttataaatattttaaaacctGCAGCGGCCAGGGACAAGGAGAGGAGTACCTGACTGTAATCCATTTCAGAAAGCTGTGCATCATTTTAGACAACAGGATAATTGAATCCTACCGTCTAAATTTGACATTATTAGTCCTATTCAGACAGCCTTGCTGAAAACTGTAAATCAAGTTTCACggtatattatgtttttttagaGACCTAATGTCCctaaaaaaggaaagaaaataaagaaaagctTTAAGAGTTTTCTGGCAGAGGTTATCCATTTAAATGGAAAGGCTTATGTAAAGCTTATCATGTTATTCCCTTTGGGCCACACATTGtcaaacaaatcttttttttcttctaaatgGTATAATTTATAAACTTGAcatggaaaatgttattttccaTGTCAAatcttaaaggtatagttcacccaaaaaataaaatcactcgctttcatgttgttccaaattaACTTttctctgcagaacacaaagTGCACCAgcatgtccgaatccacttttgctagtttaacaacagAAAAAATGGCATGCCTGTGATCCAAAAGGGTTGTTTCTAATCTcctaatgagtcatgggtgtgttttgggcgtaacgtagaataaaccaatcagaatctcccattccctttaaaagccagttgctgTTTCACTATTACGGATTCGCTATTTAGATGGCGGAATTTGCGAGCAGAAAGATtgaatgcttctccagagaggaagccttttatttttaatatttaaaaatgtttgtctgCTGCTGCGCATTCCTATGTGTGTAAAAAGCAGTGTATGCGCATTGTGGACCCACCTATAGGAACATATTGCTAATGcaccctttaaatatatatatttttaatgaaatgttttGGCAATTCAATCAACTTTAAACCCCACTGACTTTCACTGTgtgggacaaaaaaaaaaaaaaaaaaaaagtcaagcttatttattattattattatttatttacaaatttgTATGCATTATGTGATGTAGACATAAATGGACCAAATCCACTGTGACTGCGCATGTGAACATAGTAAGGTTTCAGGCCATTTCCTTTGAGTTATTCCATCCCCAGCACTTTACCTCTGCACTACAACTTGACATTGGACTTCTCAAATCACTTTTGtttcgggtgtgtgtgtgtgtgtgtgtgtgtgtgtgtgtgtgtgtgtgtgtgtgtgtgtgtgtgtgtgtgtgtgtgtgtgtgtgtgtgtgtgtgtgatttcagTAGGAAAATGCTGGTgaagttttgttttttcctcAGAGTGACCACTGGATAAATGGTCAGAAATTGCCCAAACAACACCATCATTTTCAAACGTCATAATTATAATCTAGAGATGCTTTTAAAAAGTAACATCAAACTTGCTTACTAACTGCAACTTGCGTTACAAGACTTATGACCAGAAGCTCCAGGAAAATATAATGGGGGATATTCATGCATTGGCTAGTAAAGACATTCCCTTTGACACGCCTGTAGCACATACCATATGTCCTCAATAAGACTTAGTTTCTGCTCTTTCTGCCAACAGTGCAGTTTCATTGGGCAGCATTGTGTTCAACTAATCCAGGTAATTTGCCAGTTGGAACAGTTCTGACCCTTTGCCAACCACTACAACCTCCTGTCCCAGAAAAACTAAACCAGCTAATTGTTTTGCTGTTGCAGAGCCCATAAATcggattgggttgttttaatctaATCTCTCTTTGTGGCATGCATGTTACTAAAGCTGGAAACATGATGTTTTGGCAGTGTACACTGTTCTCCCAACTGTTGGAAACCGGAAGATACAGGTAGCAAAAGCCCAGATTTCCCATGCACTTTATCCTCTCTGACCCACCAAGCAATGACAGAGTTGGGTGAAGGCTGGATAAGCTTTGCCTGGTTGATGTGCCGTTTAAACTAGCTGTGGATTTGCACACTCAAGTGGTGCAGCTCTGTTTCCAGGAGTGGCACTGCTCCCTATAATCATTCCATATAGGTTACCATCACTGTATGAGTAATGCCATGTCCACTTTAACCCATATAGACATCAAAGTCTTGTTTTTAATAAGAATATGCCTATAGCATTTCCAACCTGTTCAACTGGTCTTCACAGAAGTGCCAGTTCTGAAGAAATTTTGAACCAGTTTTTTTAGTGATGCACCGATATAACGATTTTGGCTGATACCAATAATTCTTTATACTTGAAAGCCGATATATTTTGGACATAGGGATGTGACTGTGAGGATATTTTCCCACTGGTTAATTTTCAGTTAGTCAAAGCGCCACCTGCTGGCAACAGGAAGTGTGGCACATCAGAATGACTTTGCtatttattcatatatatttaCCCGCTTAAATGCGTGTCGCCCACTATTTGCTGTTTTCCTGAGGCCACTGGGTGGTGGTGGCCCCGGGTGTGAGGGCCCTTTTATCGCTGCTTTCAgctttaatttttgttttgtttttaatgaaagTTTTGTAGACTTTTAAAGTATAGTATTTCTCAATATAGAATTATATACTCCATTCACATGGATTTACACCTAAGGCTTTAAcacatcataaaaataaaaatcgcaTCATTTCTACACAGTTTTAGCCTCTACATCTGAATAGTATTTTAAAACCATTGTCATCATTACCTTCAAGTGCATGTGACAGCTATTATGCCAGATCAGAATCTCACACTTAATGAATCATAAAACAGATGGATACATTTAAAGCGAAACCCACGCCTGGGATGTGCAAAATATTTACTTTGTTTTTGATTTATAAAAGGCAGTAGTAAATTTTGATGGGAATGTCAATGGCATTGTCGATGCAGGCTCTGAAATCGTTTCATTGTTGTagcttaaaggaactgtatgtaagaaatgtatttcaattaatcttAAAATGGcactgatatgtcactagacattaagaaataatgttaatttcaaataattatatcactgacaactagtccggccaggatattgtcatttaaaagatgttgttgacatgttgtgttttggcctgaagctccaccctccacctatcgaccaatcacaaagtcagtagtgtttccgggttgccagctctgctctagttaccacggCTGCAGATACAAACGTTcatgctggatcctgcagcttatctggcaacctcgagtcaggggggaggggatacacctgcagtaccagttttggctacaatcttacatacacttcctttaacacaCTTACACCCTCTATGGGAGGCATTAGCATTAAAGAGGAATATATTTGAGGTGGTGAGAATTGAATTAAAGGCAGACAGACACCCTTGGACGAGCGAGCTGCACTGGTGGGATGTGAAGCTGATGTGAGCGATTGATTTTAAATCTTCTGTAAGCGTATAGGGATGTTGAGAGGGCATTAGGGGGAAAGCTCATTTAAAGTGCTACGAGACTGCAAATCCCATCTGTTCCCAACGGACACAACAGACAAGGTTCGTCTTTGGTCTTTGATTGATCATGATACTTTTTCAAGTCATTTCAAAATGGTTTAGATTCAGGTTGGGAGTCTCATTTTCTCTTCTATCTCTGCTCTATAGTTTTTGGTACCAACTTGGTACATTTACAACCTTCTGCATTGGCTGCTGTTCCAATGGACGATACATGTTTCCCGTAGGGTATTGATACAGATTTAATTCTGATTCAGCCAATGCTGTTATACAGGACAGTGTTTCCGGTCACATTGATAACTCGTAATACCCAGTTCATAGGAGTCGTTTCAAGATTTAGATGCGTTTAGCTGTATGCGTAACATTTTTGTATCATATCGCCATTTCATCCAGACAGATCCGGTGTTTTGGGAGCCAGAACCCACAATCCGTATATTTTGAGAAATGATTGTCATCATGATCATCACCCCATGTCTTGACGCATGCTCCAAGTCTGCTCTGTTTTTAGTGTATCTCTGTGACAAAattaggccctgtcccaaatggcacactttgTGCACTTtaggtcttgtggacttacaatggctgcTGCGTGCACATGTCCATTAAGTTTCATTGGTTTCGTGTATATGAAGATTGTGAATCAGACTACATTCTTCACATAGCATGTATTTGACTACAAACAACGTTTGTTCGTTCGCAAATCAAACTACACTTTCCTATCCATTccaaacttttagttttactaAGCTCAATATGATTATAATAGTAACTTTGGTAAAGAATCACAAGAAATGTGCTTTCCTGTGTTCCCTTTCTTTTCTCCCAGTCAATTTGAATGGCTTCTTACAATTGCATCACGTTTGAGGGCAATGACTGGGTTCCAATTACAGAGTTTGGCTGGGAGTTGTAAAGAAATCTGGTTTTATACTCTGCCATCTCTCATTGCAGGTGCCATGGTCTTCTGGCCACACTGAATGGATGGCAGCAGAGCTGGATTGTCATTGGCTGGCCCGAAGCACCTCTGCTCTGTGGGTGTGGTGGGGCTGCGGTCGGTCACGGCCACTCTGAAAAACAAACCATCTATCCACTGCTGAGAGGAGCGACAGAGAAGAGCTGAAAAATCTCCAGAAGAGAGGCCACAAAGGCCTTCTCCCTACAGCAGAACGCTAACTCATGCCATGCTTGATCATTGCCAAacagaggcacaaagacacaaTACACTCTTGCACCAATATCTGCTCTTTGGAGACTCTTTTGCAATCCAACGAGGTCAAGAACATTCCAGTGAACCGTGACAAACGACAACAAAAGCATGTTTTTCCTTCATGAAACTTCCTTCTTCactttgactgacagtacagcaTGCTCATGTTGCTTCCAAAACGCCTCACGGACATCGCGTTAAACGAAACATCTGAAACATCCACAGATATGCAGAACATCCCCATGGGAAAGTGCAAGTTTACTCTAGCAGGATGTAAAATGCCTGTGGAACGTATTTAAGTATCTGTGAAATGGGTTTTACCCTGGAACTTGTATAGATTCTACAGCACAATGTATTATCAAGGACTTCCTCGCGTTTTAAGATTTCTTGAaggtttaaacatttgataaatgcatttaatttatGTGTTTGTGACAAACAAAAGAGTAAAGAAAAAATTGCACACGAGACTACATGCTGGATGATGAGGATTTTTAGTTTTCCTCTGGATTTGAATGCTGGATTATGTTTAAAGATATATTGTGGGTCAAATGCAAGTTAAGCTCTGTCAGCAGCCTTTTGTGGAATATTGTGGATGAATTTAAATTAGTCCCacgttttcttaaaaaaaaaaaagtctggttTCTATGAGGTGCTTACAATGGAAGTGAATGTGGCGATAAAATATTCAGTTTCAATAGTCACAAGTAAGGAAGTTTGTTtccaccaaaataaaaataaaaatacaaaaggtaattgtgacttATCTTGCTATTCagacttcttttcttttttgtcagAGTTGCATGATGTAGTCTGTTCTGAcgcaatttcgttttttttttttttttttttctgcaattgtgagttcatatcttgcaattctgacttattttatcagaattgtgagatataaacgtgcagttgtgagttataaagtcagaattgcaagatattaagtcagaaatataaactcgcaattccCATTTTCCCCC includes the following:
- the enc2 gene encoding kelch-like protein 25 isoform X1, giving the protein MQTPPQILTVSACAWVSSFCRFRDIGTSENLDVLEKMSVSVHENRKSRTSTGSMNISLFHKPSHPDSVLTHLNTLRKQCMFTDVTLWAGDRSFPCHRAVLAACSRYFEAMFSGGLRESLDNEVNFRDSVHPEVLELLLDFAYSSRVIINEENAESLLEAGDMLQFHDIRDAAAEFLEKNLHASNCLGMMLLSDAHQCKRLYELSWRMCLIHFETLRDTEDFCGLSKDKLLDLILSDELEVEDEQIVFNAVMRWVRYDLDSRRDYLPELLRGLRLALLPSECLIEAVACEELVMSDKRSRQIVDEAMQCKKKILQNDGVVTSPCARPRKAGHTLLILGGQTFMCDKIYQVDHKAKEIIPKSDLPSPRKEFSACAIGCKVYVTGGRGSENGVSKDVWIYDTVHEEWSKGAPMLIARFGHGSAELENCLYVVGGHTAIAGVFPASPSVSLKQVERYDPLTNKWTMMAPLRDGVSNAAVVSAKLKLFVFGGTTIHRDKASKVQCYDPVENRWTIAAECPQPWRYTAAAVLGSQIFIMGGDTEFTAASAYRFDCETNQWTRVGDMTSKRMSCHAVASGNKLYVVGGYFGTQRCKTLDCYDPTSDSWNSITTVPYSLIPTAFVSTWKHLPA
- the enc2 gene encoding kelch-like protein 25 isoform X2, with amino-acid sequence MSVSVHENRKSRTSTGSMNISLFHKPSHPDSVLTHLNTLRKQCMFTDVTLWAGDRSFPCHRAVLAACSRYFEAMFSGGLRESLDNEVNFRDSVHPEVLELLLDFAYSSRVIINEENAESLLEAGDMLQFHDIRDAAAEFLEKNLHASNCLGMMLLSDAHQCKRLYELSWRMCLIHFETLRDTEDFCGLSKDKLLDLILSDELEVEDEQIVFNAVMRWVRYDLDSRRDYLPELLRGLRLALLPSECLIEAVACEELVMSDKRSRQIVDEAMQCKKKILQNDGVVTSPCARPRKAGHTLLILGGQTFMCDKIYQVDHKAKEIIPKSDLPSPRKEFSACAIGCKVYVTGGRGSENGVSKDVWIYDTVHEEWSKGAPMLIARFGHGSAELENCLYVVGGHTAIAGVFPASPSVSLKQVERYDPLTNKWTMMAPLRDGVSNAAVVSAKLKLFVFGGTTIHRDKASKVQCYDPVENRWTIAAECPQPWRYTAAAVLGSQIFIMGGDTEFTAASAYRFDCETNQWTRVGDMTSKRMSCHAVASGNKLYVVGGYFGTQRCKTLDCYDPTSDSWNSITTVPYSLIPTAFVSTWKHLPA